One Haloterrigena salifodinae DNA window includes the following coding sequences:
- a CDS encoding pyrroloquinoline quinone-dependent dehydrogenase, protein MALRNDKAVQAARDIELKEIEDGYTLVGGPEESITQQHDTDRIPEGDVDQEMLSNSGEDPKSWLMYGGNYEQHRATTADVITPDTVSDLELEYELSVGTGSSMEGTPIVVPGDPPVMYQTNGPNHMKAIDPREGEVLWSYTYAPPIGIELCCDDNNRGAAVWGDKVYMTTLDSGVQALDRYTGEEVWHTSTANHEVGYSATWAPVIRDGTIYTGSAGGEYGVLGFVAALDAESGEMLWKTDTLLEDEWVGQSREHGCGTSWMTPTIDEEREVLYTAVANPGPDFDGTVRPGPNFPTCGTVSLDLESGEFQWGFQSSPHDVWDYDAVAPRVLLRDVDVDDGPSEMVVGSDKTGWVYMMDAESGQLHERSQEICQHINMWEMIPHISEDERVPFVPGAPGGNDWQPPSYNPDTGYVYVVHQNFPQDLYWRYEEYSEGNPYWGGGLDDPASEMPDEWNESITAFAAVDPATGERVWRDWIESEDEFYMWGGSMSTATGLVFNGTQNGNLVAYDGESGDRLWEHEFDVPISASPMSWYDPGEEKQYVAVQVGGSGWLRQGTRGDTLAVFSMAA, encoded by the coding sequence GAGCAACTCCGGCGAGGACCCGAAATCGTGGCTGATGTACGGCGGCAACTACGAACAGCACCGAGCCACGACCGCCGACGTCATCACGCCCGACACCGTCTCCGACCTCGAGCTCGAATACGAGCTGTCGGTCGGCACCGGCTCGAGCATGGAGGGGACACCGATCGTGGTACCGGGCGACCCGCCGGTCATGTACCAGACCAACGGGCCGAACCACATGAAGGCGATCGACCCCCGCGAGGGGGAGGTCCTCTGGAGCTACACCTACGCACCGCCGATCGGCATCGAGCTCTGCTGTGACGACAACAACCGCGGCGCCGCCGTCTGGGGCGACAAGGTGTACATGACGACGCTCGACTCGGGCGTACAGGCGCTCGACCGCTACACGGGCGAGGAGGTCTGGCACACGAGTACGGCCAACCACGAAGTCGGCTACTCCGCGACGTGGGCGCCGGTGATCCGCGACGGAACGATCTACACCGGCAGCGCCGGCGGCGAGTACGGCGTCCTCGGGTTCGTCGCTGCGCTCGATGCCGAGAGCGGCGAGATGCTCTGGAAGACCGATACGCTACTGGAGGACGAGTGGGTCGGCCAGAGCCGCGAACACGGCTGCGGGACCAGCTGGATGACTCCGACGATCGACGAGGAGCGCGAGGTCCTCTACACGGCGGTCGCGAACCCCGGCCCGGACTTCGACGGGACGGTGCGACCGGGGCCGAACTTCCCCACCTGCGGCACGGTCTCGCTGGACTTAGAGAGCGGCGAGTTCCAGTGGGGCTTCCAGAGCAGTCCCCACGACGTCTGGGACTACGACGCTGTGGCGCCGCGCGTGTTGCTGCGCGACGTGGACGTCGACGACGGACCGTCGGAGATGGTCGTCGGCTCCGATAAGACCGGCTGGGTGTACATGATGGACGCCGAGTCGGGGCAGCTTCACGAGCGCAGCCAGGAGATCTGCCAGCACATCAATATGTGGGAGATGATCCCCCACATCAGCGAGGACGAGCGGGTCCCGTTCGTCCCCGGCGCGCCGGGGGGCAACGACTGGCAGCCACCGTCGTACAACCCCGACACCGGGTACGTCTACGTGGTGCACCAGAACTTCCCGCAGGACCTCTACTGGCGCTACGAGGAGTACAGCGAGGGCAACCCCTACTGGGGCGGCGGGCTGGACGACCCGGCCTCCGAGATGCCCGACGAGTGGAACGAGTCGATCACGGCCTTCGCCGCGGTCGATCCCGCGACGGGCGAGCGCGTCTGGCGCGACTGGATCGAGAGCGAGGACGAGTTCTACATGTGGGGCGGCTCGATGTCGACGGCGACGGGACTGGTCTTCAACGGGACCCAGAACGGGAACCTCGTCGCGTACGACGGAGAGAGCGGCGACCGCCTCTGGGAGCACGAGTTCGACGTCCCGATCAGCGCCTCGCCGATGAGCTGGTACGACCCCGGCGAGGAGAAGCAGTACGTCGCGGTCCAGGTCGGCGGCAGCGGCTGGCTCCGTCAGGGAACCCGCGGCGACACGCTCGCCGTGTTCTCGATGGCAGCCTGA